One Sphingobacteruim zhuxiongii DNA window includes the following coding sequences:
- a CDS encoding glycoside hydrolase family 15 protein: protein MNSNISRKTSKIPHTKHTYNSGIIGNCAYIAHVNIDTNISWLCWPTFQDSFVFGGLLDDSYGGEYSIRPIGDIFSAKQTYLENTNVLCTTIECKEGSYRVTDFAPRFEQYERYFKPLIMIRKIEPIQGRPRIKATCEPVYQYGKTKLNKHRGSNHIQFENGDVSLRLATDIPISHFFDETAHVLSKPVYLVLTFGSPFEAPIERTCEEFLSRTIAYWQKWVKNASIPSFYQKEVIRSALALKLHQYEDTGAIIAASTTSLPEFPGSGRNWDYRFCWLRDSFYVLTALSHIGHFEEMEKYASFIANITQTDSGRLQPLYGILGKSDLVESQVDHLHGYLGNTPIRIGNQAHEHIQNDVYGQALIALLPLFTDQRFMYQNKGISKEWTNYILTKIEATIDEKDAGIWEFRNFQQRHCYSNLFQWAGATAAIKIARQNGFEEMEQKALLLQKKASAYIESCYDQGRGVYTNSTESTHLDASTLQLILMGYLDPASERARQHLSQLESELKGRQGLFYRYLHKDDFGKPKSTFLVCAFWYVEALACVGRLEEAQEVFQQLMSFGNHLMLFSEDVNEEDGSQWGNFPQAYSHVGLMNAAYRIAIKLDQPTFFENAGMHAYTKE from the coding sequence ATGAATTCCAACATATCGAGAAAAACTAGCAAAATACCCCATACAAAACATACTTACAACAGTGGTATTATTGGAAACTGTGCTTACATCGCACATGTCAATATCGATACCAATATCAGCTGGCTTTGTTGGCCGACCTTCCAAGATTCGTTTGTCTTTGGAGGTCTTTTAGACGACTCCTACGGCGGTGAATATTCGATACGACCTATAGGTGATATTTTCTCCGCCAAGCAAACTTATCTGGAGAACACGAACGTTCTGTGTACAACCATTGAATGCAAAGAAGGGTCCTATCGGGTAACAGATTTCGCGCCACGATTTGAACAATATGAGCGCTATTTTAAACCCTTGATCATGATTCGCAAAATTGAACCTATTCAGGGACGTCCACGGATAAAAGCAACATGCGAACCGGTATACCAATATGGCAAAACGAAACTGAACAAGCATCGCGGAAGCAATCATATTCAATTTGAGAACGGAGACGTCAGCTTACGCTTAGCAACTGATATTCCAATTAGTCATTTCTTTGATGAAACAGCGCATGTACTAAGCAAACCGGTTTATTTAGTGTTAACGTTCGGCAGCCCCTTCGAAGCCCCAATAGAGCGTACCTGTGAAGAATTCCTAAGTCGAACAATTGCCTATTGGCAAAAGTGGGTAAAGAACGCGTCGATTCCTTCGTTCTATCAGAAAGAAGTCATTCGTTCTGCTTTAGCCTTAAAGCTCCACCAATATGAAGATACCGGTGCCATTATTGCCGCCAGTACCACCAGTTTGCCGGAATTTCCTGGTTCAGGACGTAATTGGGACTACCGTTTTTGTTGGTTACGCGACAGCTTCTACGTGCTTACCGCCTTGAGCCATATTGGTCATTTTGAAGAAATGGAAAAATACGCCTCCTTTATCGCCAATATTACGCAGACCGACAGCGGAAGGCTTCAGCCACTTTATGGTATTTTAGGGAAATCAGACTTAGTCGAAAGCCAGGTAGACCATCTTCATGGTTATTTAGGGAATACTCCCATTCGCATCGGCAACCAGGCCCATGAGCACATTCAGAACGACGTTTACGGACAAGCTTTGATCGCTTTGCTCCCCCTATTTACCGACCAACGATTTATGTATCAAAATAAAGGAATCTCTAAAGAGTGGACGAATTACATTTTGACGAAAATTGAAGCGACGATCGATGAAAAGGATGCGGGAATTTGGGAATTTAGAAATTTCCAGCAACGACACTGTTATTCCAATTTATTTCAATGGGCAGGCGCAACAGCTGCAATAAAAATAGCTAGACAAAACGGTTTTGAAGAAATGGAGCAAAAAGCGCTTTTACTGCAAAAGAAAGCTTCCGCCTATATAGAATCTTGTTATGACCAAGGCAGAGGCGTTTATACAAACTCCACTGAATCAACACATTTGGATGCCTCCACCCTACAGCTTATCCTGATGGGGTACTTAGATCCAGCATCCGAACGTGCCCGCCAACATTTGAGTCAGCTAGAAAGCGAGCTCAAGGGCCGACAGGGGTTATTTTATCGTTATTTGCACAAAGATGATTTCGGAAAGCCAAAGTCTACATTTTTGGTCTGCGCATTTTGGTATGTTGAAGCATTAGCCTGTGTGGGAAGGCTGGAGGAAGCTCAGGAGGTGTTCCAACAGTTGATGTCTTTCGGCAATCATTTGATGCTATTCAGTGAGGATGTCAATGAAGAAGATGGAAGCCAATGGGGAAATTTCCCTCAAGCATACAGTCATGTGGGTTTGATGAATGCCGCCTATCGTATCGCGATTAAATTAGACCAGCCAACCTTTTTTGAGAATGCAGGGATGCACGCTTATACCAAAGAATAA
- the ku gene encoding non-homologous end joining protein Ku — protein sequence MRAIWTGAIGFGLVNIPIKIYSATQSSSLDLDMLDRKDHSNIKYKRVNEKTGKEVPWDNIVKGYLLKDKYVVLEDADFEDAMPEKNKMINLQTFVQGKEVDSIYFDTPYYLEPQKSGEKAYQLLRKALQKSKTVGLGTFVMRNVENLVIVRPYEDVLLLNTLRFQEEIQPLSAIKDTANISIKKQEMDMALQLIKANSKPFDIAAYKNEHSEALLKIIKQKSKGKRATIRKINVENTKASDLLEKLKASLA from the coding sequence ATGAGAGCAATTTGGACAGGAGCAATAGGTTTCGGATTAGTCAATATTCCGATTAAAATTTACAGTGCAACGCAATCGAGCAGCTTGGACCTCGATATGTTAGACCGAAAAGATCATTCGAACATCAAATATAAACGTGTGAATGAAAAAACAGGAAAAGAGGTTCCATGGGACAACATTGTTAAAGGATACCTACTTAAAGATAAATACGTTGTGTTGGAAGATGCCGATTTTGAGGACGCTATGCCCGAAAAAAATAAGATGATTAATTTGCAGACCTTTGTCCAAGGGAAGGAAGTAGACAGCATTTATTTCGATACTCCCTATTACTTGGAACCTCAAAAGTCAGGAGAGAAGGCATATCAATTATTGCGTAAAGCATTGCAAAAATCAAAGACCGTCGGTTTGGGAACCTTTGTTATGCGCAATGTTGAAAATTTAGTGATTGTAAGACCTTATGAAGATGTTTTACTCCTTAATACTTTGCGTTTTCAGGAGGAAATCCAACCGCTATCCGCGATAAAAGATACCGCCAACATATCTATAAAGAAGCAAGAAATGGATATGGCCTTGCAATTAATTAAGGCAAACAGTAAACCCTTCGATATAGCCGCATACAAAAACGAACACAGCGAAGCACTTTTGAAAATTATTAAGCAGAAAAGCAAGGGCAAGCGTGCTACGATCCGTAAAATCAATGTAGAAAACACCAAAGCTTCCGATTTATTGGAAAAGCTAAAGGCCAGTTTAGCCTAA
- a CDS encoding CinA family protein, which produces MVLSSQNRIPLTIFTVNCSLEKKQKRYPFMTAINHKLLNRLGDEISRRGWHLSFAESMTSGFITSVWSLQIDSGNYLLGGIVCFEESVKTSLLLVPEELLSTYTAESIEVSLALLQGLKQVLPAEVRIAVTGLAYEGTDKHPSAKVGDVFIAVAVKDAYLARSYALPSAHAADTYIKTLNCSLEMLASLLDQVKS; this is translated from the coding sequence ATGGTTCTGTCTTCCCAAAACAGAATACCACTAACTATTTTTACCGTAAACTGTTCACTAGAAAAAAAACAAAAAAGATATCCATTCATGACTGCGATAAATCATAAACTTTTAAATCGCCTCGGCGACGAGATCAGCAGAAGAGGCTGGCACTTGTCCTTTGCCGAGAGTATGACCTCGGGCTTTATAACAAGTGTGTGGAGTTTGCAAATAGACTCAGGTAATTATCTTCTAGGCGGAATCGTCTGTTTTGAGGAATCCGTAAAAACCTCGCTTCTCCTGGTGCCTGAGGAGCTGCTGTCGACCTATACCGCCGAATCCATCGAAGTAAGCCTAGCACTTCTGCAGGGATTAAAGCAAGTTCTTCCTGCTGAGGTACGCATCGCTGTTACCGGACTCGCCTATGAAGGGACAGATAAACATCCTAGCGCTAAAGTAGGCGACGTCTTTATCGCTGTTGCGGTTAAGGATGCTTATCTCGCCCGATCTTATGCCTTGCCAAGTGCGCATGCTGCTGATACTTATATCAAAACCCTCAATTGCTCTTTAGAGATGCTCGCTTCGCTGTTGGATCAGGTTAAATCGTAA
- a CDS encoding SDR family oxidoreductase — protein sequence METTKEGNSKDLYPSPPFKKQAQSPPGLTDKMVPRPDHGELTYQGSSLLEGKVVIITGADSGIGKAVAIAMAREGADIVICYKDSIEDQDAEDTADYVRKAGRKAILYKGDIRDEQVCKDIIETTVAKFKKFDILVNNAAYQMSYKNLQEISADEWNMTFEINLSAMFYLVKHGQQHMREGGSVINTTSVNAYDPNPTLIPYAASKAAIQNFTANLAQKFLNEGNGIRVNAVAPGPVWTPLIPSTIPDHEHFGDNTPLGRPAQPAELAAVYVFLASNAASYIAGATIPVTGGRITI from the coding sequence ATGGAAACGACAAAAGAAGGAAATAGCAAAGATTTGTACCCTAGCCCCCCATTTAAAAAACAGGCACAATCCCCTCCTGGCCTAACCGACAAGATGGTTCCTCGTCCAGACCATGGAGAGCTGACATATCAAGGGTCGAGCCTGCTTGAAGGCAAGGTGGTGATCATCACTGGTGCGGATTCTGGAATCGGAAAAGCAGTAGCCATCGCGATGGCGCGCGAGGGTGCGGATATCGTAATATGTTATAAAGACAGTATCGAAGATCAAGATGCTGAAGATACCGCCGACTATGTAAGAAAGGCTGGTAGAAAAGCGATTCTTTATAAAGGCGATATTCGCGATGAGCAAGTTTGCAAGGACATTATAGAGACGACAGTAGCAAAGTTTAAGAAATTTGATATTCTAGTCAACAATGCCGCCTACCAAATGTCTTACAAAAACCTACAAGAGATTAGCGCCGACGAGTGGAACATGACTTTTGAAATTAACTTAAGTGCGATGTTTTATTTAGTCAAGCATGGTCAACAGCATATGCGCGAAGGCGGTAGCGTGATTAACACCACTTCGGTCAACGCCTATGATCCCAACCCGACTTTGATACCCTATGCCGCTAGCAAAGCAGCGATACAAAATTTCACCGCCAATCTAGCGCAAAAGTTTCTGAACGAAGGCAATGGCATCCGTGTTAATGCAGTGGCTCCTGGGCCAGTATGGACGCCATTAATTCCGAGCACCATTCCTGATCATGAACATTTTGGCGACAATACGCCTTTAGGTAGACCTGCCCAACCTGCTGAATTAGCTGCCGTCTATGTGTTTTTAGCATCCAACGCGGCATCCTATATTGCGGGCGCCACCATTCCTGTTACTGGCGGACGTATTACGATTTAA
- a CDS encoding sensor histidine kinase — MSQFQSLKMLIDVLQHSPLATAIYDSSDLNIAFANDAMLRMWCSDSSIIGTSFSEAFPNFKEEGFSSILENVWRTGISYQATATPADILDGDIKHKRFFDFEYKALVNDREETFAILHTSVDVTSKNKALQLLKKQEQHLSINSDLEEITHSLAHDAKNPIAIARLGIDSLRRNISEVEDSKDKWYEIIDQAMVSLNNIIDKTVQLSEARVYSPNKSMVFIADKMKFWCDEAILLYAANRTRIDLGVLLPVLGDPGGIFQIFSNVIGNAIKYSSTMQEPIIQIYSEETSKGVVYYIKDNGIGIPEKEITKIYDRLQRGSNSTSHSGRGIGLFIVKRVIERLDGQINISSKINMGTEVRLFFPNNSEISSNDC, encoded by the coding sequence ATGTCACAATTTCAATCGTTAAAAATGTTGATCGATGTTTTGCAGCATTCCCCATTAGCGACTGCTATTTACGACAGCAGCGACCTGAACATCGCTTTCGCTAATGATGCGATGCTTCGGATGTGGTGCAGCGATTCATCCATTATTGGAACTAGCTTCAGCGAGGCTTTTCCTAATTTCAAAGAGGAAGGATTTTCAAGTATTCTAGAGAATGTGTGGCGAACAGGGATTAGTTACCAAGCGACCGCCACGCCTGCGGATATACTAGATGGAGATATTAAGCATAAGCGGTTTTTCGACTTTGAGTATAAAGCCCTCGTTAACGACCGCGAGGAAACCTTCGCGATTTTACATACATCCGTTGATGTTACCTCAAAAAACAAAGCCTTGCAATTGCTAAAAAAACAAGAGCAGCATTTATCCATCAATAGCGATCTGGAGGAAATTACACACAGTTTAGCACATGATGCTAAAAATCCGATTGCTATCGCTAGACTCGGAATTGATTCGCTGCGGCGCAATATTTCCGAGGTGGAAGATAGTAAGGATAAATGGTATGAAATCATCGATCAGGCGATGGTTAGTTTAAATAATATTATCGATAAGACCGTTCAGCTGAGCGAAGCACGGGTGTACTCACCGAATAAAAGCATGGTTTTCATCGCCGACAAGATGAAGTTCTGGTGTGACGAGGCCATCCTTCTCTATGCTGCAAATCGTACTAGAATAGATTTAGGGGTTTTGCTTCCCGTCCTAGGTGATCCTGGAGGTATTTTCCAAATCTTTAGCAACGTCATTGGAAATGCAATAAAATACTCTTCAACGATGCAGGAGCCAATTATCCAAATCTATTCCGAGGAAACGAGTAAGGGTGTGGTGTATTACATCAAAGATAATGGCATAGGAATTCCAGAAAAGGAGATTACCAAAATTTATGATAGGCTACAACGAGGTTCCAACTCAACCAGCCATAGCGGGCGTGGAATAGGGTTATTTATCGTGAAGCGCGTGATTGAGCGATTGGATGGGCAGATTAATATCTCCAGCAAAATCAACATGGGAACGGAAGTACGTTTGTTTTTTCCTAATAATTCCGAAATTTCTTCGAACGATTGTTAG
- a CDS encoding IS3 family transposase gives MRKRNLKKGGSHLFQGRLRKYEFIKSHMNLFAVEKMCKIINTSSSSFYKWISRPKSNRDKRTEELSILVKQEHQDSDQIYGSPRITLELNKKNHKISRSYVARLMRKLNLRSKIRKKFKITTDSKHSFQLAENLLGRNFFTDGLSQKWVGDITYIKTGSGWLYLTTVIDLADRKIIGWSFSNDMTAEHTTLKALKMAIAQRNVKQGLIFHSDRGAQYACNEFKSLLGKNEIIQSMSRKGNCWDNAVAESFFKTLKCELVYHRKFANREAARLEIFRYIEGFYHQKRIHSGLGNKTPNEMEKFYKSTSLLVA, from the coding sequence ATTAGAAAACGTAATCTTAAAAAAGGCGGTAGCCATCTTTTCCAAGGGCGACTGAGAAAATATGAGTTCATAAAATCGCATATGAACCTATTCGCAGTTGAAAAGATGTGCAAGATTATAAATACAAGCAGTAGTTCGTTTTACAAATGGATTTCTAGACCAAAAAGCAACAGAGATAAGAGAACAGAGGAATTATCTATACTGGTAAAACAAGAACATCAGGACAGTGACCAAATATACGGCAGTCCTCGAATTACTTTAGAACTGAATAAGAAAAATCATAAAATATCACGTTCTTATGTCGCCAGATTGATGAGAAAATTGAATCTAAGAAGCAAGATTCGGAAGAAATTTAAGATAACGACAGATTCCAAACACAGTTTTCAACTTGCTGAGAATCTCCTTGGAAGAAATTTCTTTACAGATGGCCTATCGCAAAAATGGGTTGGTGATATTACCTACATCAAGACTGGATCAGGATGGCTGTATCTTACTACTGTTATCGACCTTGCCGATAGAAAAATCATAGGTTGGTCGTTCAGTAATGACATGACGGCAGAGCATACAACTTTAAAAGCACTTAAAATGGCTATTGCACAAAGGAATGTAAAACAGGGTCTGATTTTCCACTCAGATAGAGGTGCTCAATATGCATGCAACGAGTTTAAGTCTTTATTAGGAAAAAATGAAATTATCCAAAGTATGAGCAGGAAAGGTAATTGTTGGGATAACGCAGTCGCGGAAAGCTTCTTCAAAACACTAAAATGTGAATTAGTTTATCACAGAAAATTTGCAAACAGGGAAGCTGCGAGATTAGAAATCTTTAGATACATCGAAGGATTTTACCATCAAAAAAGAATCCATTCTGGATTAGGTAATAAAACACCAAATGAAATGGAAAAATTTTATAAATCAACTAGTTTATTAGTGGCATAA
- a CDS encoding bifunctional alpha,alpha-trehalose-phosphate synthase (UDP-forming)/trehalose-phosphatase, whose protein sequence is MMQTKRTIIISNRLPIRIERQHGELHVIPSEGGLATGLGSIYQDEGNVWIGWPGFVPENEQEKESVTAQLASLNLIPVFLTASELEGYYEGFSNEVLWPICHYHPSYTVYDPANWEIYQSVNEKFAQKVKDQDLLDSDDVWIHDYQLMLLPKLIRAHNINLAIGYFQHIPFPPDELFRAIPWRDELLEGLLGADLIAFHTYHDTQHFLNACSHILGIAIQNNSLRKAGRSIYVEVFPMGIDYEKFSGLAQSAAVQQRADEIRTFYNHRKFILSIDRLDYSKGILERLKAFESLLQHYPELYSQVVLYMLVVPSRDTVPKYSELRDEINRVVGHINAVYGTNEWTPISYFYNTYCVEELSALYVAADICLVTSLRDGMNLVCKEFIASKENNDGVLILSEMAGASRELIGPILVNPNAIEQIREAIRTAIVMPVEEQRKRLNDSLEIVKKFNVRHWVHIFFKRLKEIKALQKQELARRISPAIIQDMLSQHDASKRNLFLLDYDGTLMGFNKDADAVTPTNNLYETLEDLQSNPNNQVVIISGRPQDTLANWFADKDYFLVAEHGAWSNYPYHQWHSKNHISTRWKYPIKQIMSDFANRTAGAFVEEKNYSLAWHYRKVQHGLGNLRSQELVDNLRYLLPHYGLQLLMGNKVIEVKNSELNKGKAAMEIVHDFQPDFIFAIGDDATDEDMFLELPANALTVKVGSRKSAARYYIETQEEVLNLIKNFTNTSKHSQNEFQHIEKN, encoded by the coding sequence ATGATGCAGACAAAACGAACAATTATTATTTCAAATAGATTACCAATCCGAATAGAAAGACAACATGGCGAATTACATGTAATCCCTAGCGAAGGCGGATTAGCAACTGGCTTAGGATCAATCTACCAAGACGAAGGTAATGTATGGATAGGTTGGCCGGGCTTTGTCCCAGAGAACGAACAAGAAAAAGAAAGCGTTACGGCGCAACTCGCCTCTTTAAATCTTATTCCCGTATTTCTTACGGCCAGTGAATTGGAAGGGTATTATGAGGGCTTTTCCAACGAGGTGCTTTGGCCAATATGCCATTACCACCCCTCCTACACGGTCTACGACCCCGCTAATTGGGAAATCTATCAGTCGGTGAATGAAAAATTTGCCCAGAAGGTGAAAGACCAAGATTTACTGGACAGCGATGATGTGTGGATTCATGATTACCAACTCATGTTATTACCTAAACTAATTAGAGCCCACAACATCAACTTAGCCATTGGCTATTTTCAACATATACCTTTCCCACCTGATGAGCTATTTCGAGCCATACCTTGGCGTGACGAGTTGCTAGAAGGGCTTTTAGGAGCCGACTTGATTGCTTTTCACACCTACCATGACACACAGCATTTCTTAAATGCCTGCAGTCATATTCTTGGTATTGCTATTCAAAACAATAGCTTACGGAAAGCGGGGCGCAGTATATATGTGGAAGTTTTTCCAATGGGAATTGACTACGAGAAATTTAGCGGGCTTGCGCAGTCGGCCGCCGTTCAGCAGCGTGCAGACGAGATTCGCACATTTTATAACCACAGGAAATTTATTTTAAGCATCGATAGACTAGATTACAGCAAAGGTATTTTAGAACGCTTAAAAGCGTTCGAGAGTCTTTTGCAACACTATCCTGAATTATACAGTCAGGTCGTACTCTACATGCTCGTCGTGCCATCCCGTGACACTGTACCTAAGTATAGCGAACTACGCGATGAGATAAACAGGGTTGTTGGACACATAAACGCCGTGTATGGCACCAATGAATGGACACCCATATCTTATTTTTATAATACGTACTGCGTCGAGGAGTTGTCTGCCCTTTATGTCGCAGCGGATATTTGTCTGGTCACCTCGCTACGCGACGGAATGAATCTAGTCTGTAAAGAATTCATAGCAAGCAAAGAAAACAACGATGGTGTACTCATTTTGAGCGAGATGGCGGGTGCAAGTCGAGAGCTGATTGGTCCGATACTGGTCAATCCTAATGCGATTGAGCAAATTCGTGAGGCCATACGCACAGCGATCGTCATGCCGGTGGAGGAACAACGAAAGCGCTTAAATGACAGCTTGGAGATCGTCAAAAAATTCAATGTTCGCCATTGGGTTCATATTTTCTTCAAACGATTAAAAGAGATTAAAGCCTTGCAAAAGCAAGAATTAGCAAGACGCATCAGCCCAGCCATTATACAGGACATGCTCAGCCAACATGATGCTTCAAAACGTAACCTATTCTTACTGGACTATGACGGTACGCTCATGGGATTCAATAAAGATGCCGACGCTGTAACACCCACCAATAACTTGTATGAGACGTTGGAAGACCTACAATCCAACCCGAACAATCAAGTGGTCATCATTAGTGGGCGTCCGCAGGACACCTTAGCGAATTGGTTTGCCGATAAAGACTATTTCCTCGTTGCAGAGCACGGTGCATGGAGCAATTATCCCTATCACCAATGGCATAGCAAAAATCACATTTCGACGCGTTGGAAATATCCGATTAAACAAATCATGTCCGATTTTGCCAATCGCACTGCAGGTGCCTTTGTCGAAGAAAAGAACTATTCGCTTGCCTGGCATTACCGAAAGGTACAGCATGGATTGGGAAACCTGCGTTCCCAAGAACTCGTCGATAACCTACGCTATTTATTGCCGCATTACGGTTTACAACTGCTAATGGGGAACAAGGTAATTGAAGTAAAAAACAGCGAACTGAATAAGGGCAAAGCGGCTATGGAGATTGTCCATGATTTTCAGCCAGACTTCATATTCGCCATTGGTGATGACGCCACGGATGAAGACATGTTTTTGGAGCTTCCAGCAAACGCACTTACGGTGAAGGTGGGAAGCAGAAAATCTGCCGCACGATATTATATCGAAACACAGGAAGAAGTATTAAACCTAATCAAAAACTTTACGAACACATCTAAGCACTCGCAAAATGAATTCCAACATATCGAGAAAAACTAG
- a CDS encoding fatty acid desaturase family protein yields the protein MSTVVKFNNVNALFSKSLKQKVNHYFQEESINKTGNRLLIVKAIILLSSLFLIYSILIFVQPHWIVSVVLCLLLGVNLAAIGFNIMHDAGHNSFSENKAINTILSYSLNLLGGNIFLWKLKHNIAHHTYTNIDGEDHDIEIKFMRIHHDQPLKEHHRYQHLYFIFLYSISYLAWIFYQDYEKYFRQRLSISSEKFNFPINERIIFWISKIIHFTLFVVIPIIFVGWIPTLVGLCLTSIVCGICLATVFQLAHVVDETEFKTLVDERVEAQWMIHQLQSTANFATDSRVLTWLLGGLNFQVEHHLFPKVSHIHYPKINEIVKATCLEYNVKYNEYPTFYAAFQSHIKVIKAMSK from the coding sequence ATGAGTACCGTAGTAAAGTTTAACAATGTCAATGCATTGTTTTCGAAATCATTGAAACAAAAAGTCAACCATTATTTCCAAGAAGAATCGATCAATAAAACAGGTAATCGGCTATTAATAGTAAAAGCAATCATCCTTCTTTCTTCTTTATTCCTAATCTATTCAATTCTTATATTCGTTCAGCCACATTGGATAGTCAGTGTTGTGTTATGCCTTCTATTGGGGGTTAATTTAGCCGCTATTGGATTCAATATTATGCATGATGCTGGACATAATTCGTTTTCAGAGAATAAGGCAATAAATACGATCCTTTCCTATTCTTTAAATTTGCTAGGCGGGAATATCTTTTTGTGGAAGTTGAAGCATAATATAGCGCACCATACATACACCAATATCGATGGTGAGGATCACGATATTGAGATAAAATTCATGAGAATTCACCATGACCAACCGCTAAAAGAACATCACAGATATCAACATCTGTATTTTATATTTCTTTATTCGATTTCATATTTGGCGTGGATCTTTTATCAAGATTATGAAAAATATTTTAGACAGAGGTTGAGCATATCATCAGAAAAATTTAACTTTCCAATCAATGAAAGAATAATTTTTTGGATTAGCAAAATTATTCACTTCACGTTGTTCGTCGTGATCCCCATCATCTTTGTTGGCTGGATTCCAACCCTTGTAGGCTTATGTTTAACTAGTATCGTCTGCGGAATTTGTTTGGCCACCGTATTTCAACTAGCGCATGTCGTTGACGAAACTGAGTTTAAAACCCTGGTTGACGAACGTGTTGAGGCACAATGGATGATACATCAATTGCAATCTACGGCGAATTTTGCTACCGATAGCCGGGTGTTAACTTGGTTGCTTGGGGGATTGAATTTTCAAGTTGAGCACCATTTGTTTCCAAAGGTCAGTCACATTCACTATCCGAAAATTAACGAAATTGTTAAAGCGACTTGCCTAGAATATAATGTGAAATATAATGAATATCCCACATTCTATGCTGCTTTCCAATCGCATATAAAAGTGATAAAAGCTATGTCGAAATAA
- the ligD gene encoding DNA ligase D: MPQYLEGQRSSAWLKYKLRNSQQAVICGFTEAQGQQSGFGALVLGAYVQGKLIYIGNCGSGFKERERKEILEILAPHRRKTKPFDHAVKVAKESQVSWVEPELVCEVYFAEWTGDKHLRHPVFKGLRADKAAEDASMEIVAVNEMEQSRVVQLGRKKVTLTNQDKIYWPHEGLRKGDMLAYYEQMGNYLLPYLKDKPIAMNRFPDGIKGKSFFQKDVEPKQLPSWMKTVPMETASNKETIDYLICNDLASLLYIANLGSIEINSWLSTFKKPQMPKFGVLDLDPNGMDFQELKAVAKTCKKLLDKAEIPGFIKTSGSSGFHIYLHVNEQYDYSLVRNFIQFLAQMVHDQHPETTSLERAVKQRQGLIYLDFLQNRQGQTIAAPYSVRPKPGASVSTPIFWEELNEDIQITNFTIDSLVERLRTKADPWEAIFKTRVDIKRAITKF; this comes from the coding sequence ATTCCACAATACCTCGAGGGGCAGCGAAGCAGTGCTTGGTTGAAATATAAACTGCGAAACAGTCAACAGGCCGTCATTTGCGGTTTCACGGAGGCGCAGGGCCAGCAATCGGGTTTTGGCGCTCTCGTATTGGGCGCCTATGTGCAGGGGAAACTCATTTATATAGGCAACTGTGGTTCGGGATTTAAAGAGCGTGAACGAAAGGAAATTCTCGAAATCTTAGCGCCGCATCGAAGGAAAACAAAACCTTTTGATCATGCGGTGAAAGTTGCCAAGGAGAGCCAAGTGAGTTGGGTGGAACCCGAGCTGGTTTGCGAAGTATACTTTGCCGAATGGACGGGCGACAAGCATTTACGACATCCAGTATTTAAGGGTTTACGTGCTGATAAGGCAGCTGAGGATGCTAGCATGGAGATAGTTGCCGTTAATGAGATGGAACAAAGTCGTGTGGTTCAATTGGGTAGAAAAAAAGTAACGTTAACCAATCAAGATAAAATTTATTGGCCTCATGAGGGCCTCCGCAAAGGGGACATGTTAGCTTATTACGAACAAATGGGCAACTATCTGTTGCCGTATCTGAAAGATAAGCCTATCGCTATGAACAGATTTCCCGACGGGATTAAAGGGAAGAGTTTCTTTCAAAAAGACGTAGAGCCTAAACAGTTGCCCTCCTGGATGAAAACTGTTCCTATGGAAACGGCATCGAATAAGGAAACGATCGACTACTTGATATGCAATGATTTGGCGAGTTTACTGTATATTGCCAATTTGGGCTCCATTGAAATAAATTCCTGGCTTTCCACCTTCAAGAAACCGCAGATGCCAAAATTCGGGGTATTGGACTTGGATCCGAATGGGATGGATTTCCAAGAACTGAAAGCAGTCGCAAAGACTTGTAAAAAGCTTTTGGATAAGGCGGAGATCCCTGGATTCATAAAAACTTCCGGATCCTCAGGCTTTCACATTTACCTCCATGTAAATGAACAATACGACTATAGTTTAGTGCGGAACTTTATACAATTCCTTGCCCAGATGGTTCACGACCAACATCCTGAAACTACAAGCCTGGAACGTGCAGTCAAACAACGGCAGGGACTGATCTATCTGGATTTTCTTCAGAATAGACAAGGACAAACGATCGCAGCGCCTTATTCTGTGCGTCCTAAGCCAGGCGCTAGTGTTAGCACACCTATTTTTTGGGAGGAACTCAATGAGGATATCCAAATCACTAACTTCACAATCGATTCGCTTGTCGAGCGCCTTCGTACGAAGGCAGACCCCTGGGAAGCGATTTTTAAGACCAGAGTTGACATTAAAAGAGCTATAACAAAATTTTAG